AAAAACTCTAAACAAGAGATATTTGAGAAATATCGCGTTGCAATATGCATTCTATGTAGAGTTCTAGCAGTCTCTTAATTCCTGACAGAAATAAACTGCCATTTTTCACATCATAAATCTTCGCAGATAGCTCAAGGAGCCACATAGCTAGAGTCCGACAAGAGAATGCGCTGAGAGGAGGAGGGTTTAACGCGTGGTTTGCCTGAAGCCGGAAATAGCTATTGCCAGTTCCGTCCACAAGCAATCCATCAAAAAAGTCGTTTCTTTTTCGGGTTAATTACTCATGATACGGATTTTCTTTTTTGGGGACTTTTTTCCCCCTTACAAAATCATCATCGCACTTCCCTCTGAAAGCCCTCACATGATGACCTTTCTCTTTCCATAAAGTGAAGCATACCTAAGACTTTGTCACCGCTAAAGTCAGGAAGTAATGCGCTTTGAAAGCTCGTAGTGCTGCACCCAATACGGGTTATCCAGCGAGGAGATGGTTACGCCTTTGCTGCTTGAAGCGTGCATAAATTTGCCGTTGCCAACATAAATACCAACGTGGCGCTGTTGTGGCGTGGTTTTAAAGAACACCAGGTCGCCAATCTTAAGATTCGATTTCTGCACCTTTGTGCCGTGTT
The nucleotide sequence above comes from Buttiauxella selenatireducens. Encoded proteins:
- a CDS encoding C40 family peptidase — its product is MKYKWGGTSMAGIDCSAFTREAFKKLHINLPRTTTEQIKHGTKVQKSNLKIGDLVFFKTTPQQRHVGIYVGNGKFMHASSSKGVTISSLDNPYWVQHYELSKRITS